The genome window TTGCCTTGTGTTACACGAAGAGTTTTTCGAGTAGAATCTAGATCCGAAGGTTTTAGATTCACGGCTTCACTGACTCGAAGACCTGCGGAATAAGCGACTTCTAATAAAATTCTATGTTTGATATTTTGCGTTAGCGTAAGAAGATTTTGCACTTCTTCGAAGGACAAGATATCGGGAAGAACTTTTTCCTTGCGAACCGATGGAAACTTTAATTTGGGCAGAAACCCAGTGGCTTCCTTGTAATAGAAGAGTAGAGACGATTGTGCTGAAAGTAGGGTAATTCCGCTAACATCTCTTTCTTCTTTCAAATATAGCAGAAAATCTAATAAATCTTCCTCTGTTACAAACTGAGGTTGGCATTGGATGAATTGGAGAGCTTTTTTGTTCCAGAAAAGGTAGGTTTTCTTTGTTCGACGGGAATAATTTCGAAGTTCGATTTGTGCGATTAATTTACCAAAGAGAGGAACAAGTTCGTGTAAAATATCCGGATCTACACAAATTTTTTC of Leptospira sp. GIMC2001 contains these proteins:
- a CDS encoding tyrosine-type recombinase/integrase translates to MSTVLKLPHREFDRVRKCWYFTILIKNHPDWIQFLKSEKICVDPDILHELVPLFGKLIAQIELRNYSRRTKKTYLFWNKKALQFIQCQPQFVTEEDLLDFLLYLKEERDVSGITLLSAQSSLLFYYKEATGFLPKLKFPSVRKEKVLPDILSFEEVQNLLTLTQNIKHRILLEVAYSAGLRVSEAVNLKPSDLDSTRKTLRVTQGKGKKDRYSILSDRVFEHVSSYLDSFPIFPKWLFPSGTKTHMPISIRTAEKVFEQAKQRAKILKKVSFHSLRHAFATHLLELGTDIRYIQSLLGHESLRTTQIYTRVTLQKLHTIRSPYDQLIDRQNSFPSAK